In the genome of Acidimicrobiales bacterium, the window GACCACGTTGTAGCCCGAGGGCGCCACCTGCGAGTGGCCGTGGCCGCGGAGGGCGTAGAGGATCACGTCGGCGTCGCTCGCCAGCGGCATCCCCAGCGTGAAGGCGAGACCCGAGTGGTCGACGATGCCGAGCCCGTGGATGAAGACGACGACCGGCCGGTCGCCCTCGGGGCCGACCCAGTAGCGGTTCACCCGCAGGTCGACGCCGTTCGCTTGGACTGTCGCCACGTCTCGGCTCCGGCCGGCTCGGCTCGATGCCCGTCTACGCGGCCTGCTGCTCGAGTGCGACGACGACGAACTCGACCACGTCGCCGAGCGTCAGCTCCACGAGCTCCTCCAGCTCCATGGCCGAGAACCAGCTGACGAAGTCGACCTTGCCCTCGTACGTCTCGATGAGGTTCTCGGCGATCTCCATCACCTCCATGCTCTCGAGCTCGATGTCCTCGGCGAAGGTCGAGTCGAGCCCCACCTGGCACTCGTCGTAGTACCAGCGGCCGACGACGGACACGATGGCGTCCTCGACGGTCTGGTGAACGGTGCTGAAGAGCTCTTCGCGCGGGTTCGCCACAGTCGGTGGGCTGGTCATGGATCTCCCCCATCAAGTTCCACGTCTGCCGTTTCGGGCAGGCTATGCGACATCCTCAATTGTTGACAACCGCTGGCGTGTTTGGGATAGCTACTGACGGTTATGTGTCGTCTCTTCGAGTTTCTTGACACCCTTCCGGAGCGTCGGGATACTGGGTGGGATGGGGGGAGCTGGGGAGGTCGCCATCGTCGGCATGGCCTGCGTCATGCCCGGCGCGCCGGACGTCGAGACGTTCTGGGCGAACATCGTCGACGGCGTCGACTCGGTGACCGAGGTGCCCGCCTCCCGCTGGGACCAGAGCCGCCACTACGACCCTGACCACGACGGCGGGGCTGCGAGTGGTGGCGGGCTGCACGAGCCGATGTCGGTGTCGAAGTGGGGCGGCTTCGTGCCCGAGGTGGGCTTCGACGCCCTGGCCTGGGGGATCCCGCCCGCCAGCCTCGCCAGCATCGACCCCGCCCAGCTCCTGGCCCTCAAGGTCGCCACCGGCGCGCTGGCCGACGCCGGCTACGGGCCCGGCGGGGCTCGTGAGCTCGACCGCGAGCACACGTCGGTGATCTACGCCACCGGCTCGGGTGGGGCGTCCGAGCTGCCGGCCGGCTTCATGCTGCGCCTGCTGCTGCGCAGCCACGGCATCACCGCCGGGGACCTGCCGCCCGAGCTGTCGGCCCACCTGCCGCAGCTCACGGAGGACGGCCTGCCCGGGGTGCTCACGTCGGTGATCGCCGGCCGGGTGGCCAACCGCCTCGACCTCGGCGGCAAGAACCTCATCGTCGACTCCGCCTGCGCCTCGGCCCTGGTGGCCCTCGACATCGCCTGCAACGAGCTCCGCGGCCGCAGCAGCGACGTGGTGCTGTGCGGCGGCGTCGACCTGCACAACGGCCTGGTCGACTACGTCAGCTTCACCGCCGCCCAGGCACTGGCCCGCAGCGGGCGCTGCCGGGCCTTCGACGTCGACGCCGACGGCATGACCCTCGCCGAGGGCTGCGGCTGCCTCGTGCTCAAGCGGTTGGAGGACGCCGAGCGCGACGGCGACCGGATCTACGCCCTGGTGCAAGGGGTCGCCGGGTCGTCCGACGGCCGGCACCTCGGGCTCACCGCCCCCCGCCAGGAGGGCCAGATGCGGGCGGTGCGGCGGGCCTACGAGGTGACCGGGGTGTCGCCGGCCGAGATCGGAATGGTGGAGGCGCACGGCACCGGCACCCCCACCGGCGACCGCACCGAGCTGCTCACCACCACGGAGATCTTCGCCGAGGCGGGGGCGGCGCCGGGGTCGGTGGTGATCGGGTCGGTGAAGTCGAACATCGGCCACACCAAGTGCGCCTCCGGCATCGCGTCGCTGATCAAGGCGGCCAAGTCCGCCTACCACGGGGTGCAGCCGCCGACCCTCCACATCCGCACGCCGATCGAGGAGTGGGACCCGGCGACGTCGCCGTTCGTGTTCCTCGACCGGGCCCGGCCGTGGCTCGACGAGCGGCGGATGGTGGCGGTGTCGTCGTTCGGGTTCGGGGGCACGAACTTCCACGCCATCCTCGAGAACCATCGGGCTGCTGCCGGGCAGCCGGTCGGCTCGGGGCGGCCCCACTGGCCGTCGGAGCTGTTCGCCTTCCACGCCGCCGACGACGCCGCGCTGGGCCGGCGGCTGGAGGAGCTGTCGGACCGGCTGGCGGAGGAGCTGGTCCCGCCCCGGCAGGCCGACCGCTGGCGGCTGCGCGACGTCGCCGCCGCCGAGTCGGCATCGGGGAACGAGCCGTTGCGGCTGGTGGTGGTGGCCGACGACCTGGACGACCTGGCCGCCAAGGTCGCCGCGGCGCGGGCCGGTCGGTCGCCGCGGGGTGTGTACCGGCCGACGTCCGGGCCGGTGGGTGTGCGGCTGCCCGATGCCGAGTCGGTGCGGCCGGGGATGGTCGCCGACCTGGCGGTCGCCTTCGGGGCTGCCCGTTCGGTGCTGGACGACCCTGGGCTCACGGAGCGGATGTGGCCGCGGCAGGCGTTCGGCGACGAGGGCGAGCGGCAGCGGGGGGCGCTGGCCGAGGTGGCCGAGCCGGCTGTCGCCGCGGCCCGAGCCACCGTGACCGCGGCGCTGGCAGCGCTAGGGGTCACCGCGACTGCGGGCGAGATCTCTGCCGACGTCCCCGGTGAGCACGGCATTACCACTCTCCTGCATGCGGTCGCCCAGCTCGCGGCCGCGGGGGTCGGCCTCGACCTCGGCAGCCTGCACGACGGGCGGGGGTCGGAGCCGGAGCGGTGGACGTCGCCGTCGCGGAAGCCGGGGTGGATCGTCGACGGGCACTACGCCCGGGCCGCGTCGGGTGACAGCCTGCCCAAGGGCCTCCACCCGGCCGACGAGGCGCCGGTCGTCCGCTTCGCCAACGACACACCGGAGCCGGCGCCGGCGCCGGTCGCGCCCGTGAACGGGAACGGCAGCTCGCTGTCGGACGCCGACCTGGCCGTGGTCACCGAGTACCTGCGGATCGTCCAGGGGATGGTCGCCACCGGCACCGAGATCGTCCGCGGCCACGTCGAGGCCGGACCGTCGTGAGCGACACCGAGGACGACCCGGCCGTCTGGTGGGTCGCCGGCGACAGCACCGCTGAGCTGCTGGATCGGCTCGACCAGCTCGACGCCTCTCCTCCCGCCGCGAAGCTCACGTCGCTCGGCTCCGGGCCGGCGCGGGTCGGCATCGTGGAGCCGAACGAGCGGAAGCTGCGGCTGGCGCGGCGGATGCTGACCGAAGGCGAGCCGTGGAGGGGGCGCAGCGACCTGTGGTTCACGG includes:
- a CDS encoding polyketide synthase, whose protein sequence is MGGAGEVAIVGMACVMPGAPDVETFWANIVDGVDSVTEVPASRWDQSRHYDPDHDGGAASGGGLHEPMSVSKWGGFVPEVGFDALAWGIPPASLASIDPAQLLALKVATGALADAGYGPGGARELDREHTSVIYATGSGGASELPAGFMLRLLLRSHGITAGDLPPELSAHLPQLTEDGLPGVLTSVIAGRVANRLDLGGKNLIVDSACASALVALDIACNELRGRSSDVVLCGGVDLHNGLVDYVSFTAAQALARSGRCRAFDVDADGMTLAEGCGCLVLKRLEDAERDGDRIYALVQGVAGSSDGRHLGLTAPRQEGQMRAVRRAYEVTGVSPAEIGMVEAHGTGTPTGDRTELLTTTEIFAEAGAAPGSVVIGSVKSNIGHTKCASGIASLIKAAKSAYHGVQPPTLHIRTPIEEWDPATSPFVFLDRARPWLDERRMVAVSSFGFGGTNFHAILENHRAAAGQPVGSGRPHWPSELFAFHAADDAALGRRLEELSDRLAEELVPPRQADRWRLRDVAAAESASGNEPLRLVVVADDLDDLAAKVAAARAGRSPRGVYRPTSGPVGVRLPDAESVRPGMVADLAVAFGAARSVLDDPGLTERMWPRQAFGDEGERQRGALAEVAEPAVAAARATVTAALAALGVTATAGEISADVPGEHGITTLLHAVAQLAAAGVGLDLGSLHDGRGSEPERWTSPSRKPGWIVDGHYARAASGDSLPKGLHPADEAPVVRFANDTPEPAPAPVAPVNGNGSSLSDADLAVVTEYLRIVQGMVATGTEIVRGHVEAGPS